CAGGGCTTTAAAAAGCAGCACCTAAGATGCCATGTAAAAATTATTAACTATTAAAACCTATTAACGAATTTCTCACCTCATTGGGTTTGTGGCCAGCATTCctaattgttttaaaagaacactTTTAAAACATGATAGTTAATACAATAACAACTTGAAATGTCTTAACTGTTAGAGAATGCAGGTGTCCTAGCGGTGGTCACTCGTGGCACCGAATCCCTCAGAAGTGGAgtcatttttaataatcataaaatgacattttagtCTGTCATGCTTGCAGCCAAGTGTGAGCGGTTTTAGAGGTCAGTACATTCCCTGCAGTCTGTGGTGCTATGTATGGGGAACAGCCGTGCTGTCCGTGGGTGGGATTCAGCTGCCCCAGTGCAGCTATTTCATATCCGACGTAGGCAGTTCACCTCCTGCCATAGCCAATGAAAAGAAACTGGACCTTATAggactgcttcatttttttcttacagcataTATCTAACACAGATTGACCAAAGCACCACTCAGAAGGCCAGGCTTTCCAATGGTTTTGAAAGTAATCTAAGGCAGTTAGACAATAGCAGTTAGACAATAAACCAGATCAGAGGCGTGGTCTGTGCTAAAAGCAACACCTCCTTTCTCAGAGTGCTTTTTAACTCTGATGATTTCACCAACCTAGCTGACAGTGCCACCACATAAACAGCTGTACTGGCACAAGCAACAGTGATAAGCAAGTGCTGGGGGGTGGAGATTAGTTCACTCAGTTTTGTTGCCAAGGAAAAGACGCAAAGAATAGCACAGAACAGCACTCAAAGCTGAAGAGGCTCCTCCAGATGATAATTCAGAGCTGACGCTTCACTAACATAGTCTGAATTGCTCTCTGGAGGAGCCTCTCTCACTCCTTCAACGATGCAAGGCATCTGGGGAGACAAGCCTCCTAAATTAGGCATCTAAGTTGGGTGTTTAAACATATGCAGTGAATATTTCTTCCAAGAATGTGAATGGGATGttataataatttataataaGTTTAACCAAAGCTATGATAACAATGTCTGTTCTCTTATGAGATATGCTTCTTTGCGCCGCTGACCCTCTACTGACACAATTGCGTTTctcatttattaaataaatgaacagtTAATAAATGCACATCTTGCAAATACAGGCaaaattttgaagttaaaagattcccattttttttcctcaaaatatgGAGCAGATTAAGTTGTTCACATGGAAACCACAGTATATTCCCTACAATAACCATACTAGAAGACCCGAAAGGGAAAACGTGATTATCAAAATGATCACTAGCAtatcttatttaaattttttgttctccttaAGCACTTTTTAAAAGTCCATTAGTAATTTTGgctaaattttcatttgtaattacattttgcCATTTACTATGTTGCTCCTATTCACTGAGAACTGCTTACATATTGCTTGATGGAGATAAGAAGTTATCAATGAACAACAAAATTCGTTTTTGCAATACAAATGCATGGGCACTGGTTTGCTTACCTTCTGCACTCCTGACGTGCAGATTCCTGATGCTTACGTGAATAACAGAACACCATTTGTTTCTCACGTTTCCCAAACATAACCACCTTCACTACCACTGATCACAGTATTATTCAAAGGGATGTTCAAGACAACCCTGAAAAGGATTACTGATACTTTAAAGAACACTCTTTATATGTAGCTATCTTCTGTACTGGATGAATGTGTTTACAGGAGTGGATTGTTAAAGCCAATTCATCTTCTAATATCTcacactgcagagctggaacTAAAATGGCTAATAAATTGAATACGCTGGACAAGCCATTAATATGTATTAGACTGTGCTTTGTTTATTCCACTGGTTTGGACATCTAAGCAGTGTGTAAAAAGCTGTCCAGCCGCTCTTGTATTTGAAACTGCCACTTCCAAGTCAGAGAAGTATCTACAGGGGAAGGAGATTAATATATACCAGCATGACCTAAATTTATGGCCGTGTCTGAGTTAACAGGCTCAACTGAGATAACTGTTTGGTTCAAAACACTGAAGGCTACTATCCTATGGTTTTGTAATTGTTTCCCCTCAGCACTCATACTTCAATAAAACAGCTGCCTATGGGTCACGCATGAAACCATGGCTGTGCACAGAGGTGGGTGCTGCAAGCAGCAGTATGCATGGAGCAGTCAGTCATTTAAAGCATTCTGACCAGGCAGCTTGTTGCcaagtgaaatatttaacatCTAATTTCTGCCTACCTTGTGCTCAGCAGAAGCACCAACGGAGCGCCCCTTCCTTCTACCACGCCACTTACTAAAAACTAAAAGAAACTCAGTTATCATTAAGGCATACACTCTTTTGTCAAATGTAGATGAAACTGGTCAAAAAGTTTCAGAATTACTGCAGAGGGACAGACTCCAGAAGTGTCATATCTTCAGCACGACGGCCTAAAATCCACACTTTACTATGGATGAGTTATACTGACAAACATTTTTTGCTTAACTGTGCACCATAGACTTTTTAGTTGTCAGCCCTAGCATACAGATGAAATTCATGGAACTCTGCCAGCTCATACTGTCTGGTGATGCGCCACAGGGCTAGGATGATGTgaataaacttttattttcctatccCAGTTTTTAGGTAACAATTGCTGACACACAGTTTCATTGGCCTGGCTCCACTTTCTCTTAGGTTTCTGTTGAAGTCTTCCTCTCTGACTGCTGTCAGCTACTTTCTTACTCCTTCTCCACAGATTAATGCTATAGCAGATACAAAATCCTTCTGGctattaattaataataataaaaataccaagaaaCACAACGTCCTAGTTTCTGataattcttttaatttctatcCAAAGACTAAAAGCAGAATCACCATTTTTTCCAACTTACTGTGGACTTGCTTCAACCCATCTGAAAGATCTACCTTTTTTCTACCTGCATTTTCCATTCATCTGACGTTGGCTTGTTCTTTATCATTTCAATCAATTTAGTCATAACTGTCATGACATTTTTCTCTACGGTTCTAACAATGCAATAGACACCTTACTCCTCTCAGCTAACTTTATGCACCCACAGGGCAGGCATCTAATTTCATGGTGATTGGCTTACTCCTCCTGTAAACAttggaaaaaattaaacatattcATGACACAGTTCATCTTGGTCAAAGAGGGAAGTACCTCTCTCTCTCCACTATGAAAAAAAACTAGAGGAAGTCTAATATAGATGCACAAGTCTACAAGAAGATGGCTACATTTGAACAATTAAATACAATAACCAGTTGTCAACGGTTTtcgggcgtttggcccggttccgtgacgaaggggacgggggatccacgggtccacaccctgtgaaaagggaaaaaggggaaaaagagtaAGGAGATGgctctgagagcaaagaacagcggcaacaatctgagcagaaacaaactaatttactaagtaagatatcggaatgcaaaacaacacactataatacaatataattacaatttaagctgataaatccaatacagagagagagaatgtcccaaaatcaaggtaggccttactctactaccgacgataagacggctggagagcgaggtgctgccaagacgagagatgggcggaaaaagggccaaggtctcgtgatctgcaagtttttatactgagagcttttatcttttccctccggctggaaaatggtaacagaggagcaaagtaccgtggggaatgtagtagtccttctcttctgagaaccaggtacattcactacatgatgttatgatgtggaataccaacaactgaaaatcacaaagcCATGACACCACTGGCCATGCCTACTCTCACTTTCTGGCTGAATGGAAATCTCATCTGAAAATCAACTGCTTTCCCTTGAACTGCTCTTTATTAACAATCCATGGCATTTGAGATGTACCTTGTGTGAAAGATGTTGACTACATCCTTCTGTGTTGCTACTCCATCACAAATTCTGGAGGTTCAAGCTCTGATGGAgtttgctagaaaaaaaaaagggtagatGTGTCAACATGATAAATTTCACTCAATAAAAATATCTAGGCAGAAGAAGAATTACTATATGTGTATGGAAATTAACAGTGTGTATCTACTGATGCCTTTACTGAGTCGCGCATAACTTCCCTTGGAAGGTTAATGGCCATGAATATGTAACATGCTCCTTCTTTTCTCAATTGCTTCCCTATTGTTTTTTACCTTCTATTATTACAGCATTTCTCAATGTAACCTAGACCTTTGGTAAAGAGTTATGTTTGCATGTGAGCATTAAACATTATCACGAAGGCATAATAATTCCAGTAGTCAAGTTAAATATAATTGCgagggaaagagaagacaaaagcaaatgGCAGTTCATAATTCATAATTCATAGGTATCTCACTTCACATGCTTTCAGTCTTTTCCCGTAGAACTTTGTGTGTAGAAGAAGGTTACAAATGAAGTTCCCTGCTATTCTGTGCTAAAAGCCTGTACCACACATCTGAGTTAGACACAATCTATGGAATTTACGTAACGATAACTGAATCAATTTAGAAACCAGTTTTGTTAATCTGACACAGACCCTAAGTGTGAATAGCTTTAAACTTATCTGACAGTGTCTGCAATTATTCTACCTTAAGAGACACTTTTGAACCAAATCAAATGTTCACAGCAAAAGAGCTCCATTAATTTATATCAGCTTCTGATTGAACTGACTAGAATAAATCAGAGAGAGAGGGCATGCAATCAGTTCAGCTGGCAGATTTGCAGATCACTGGAAAGGGGCACGATAAGTCTCTGGGGTTCAGTTGTGAGTAATGCCCTTCTCCACCACCACAGCTGGAGCCCATCTAACCACAGCCACTGACACCCACCAGCATCATCTCTTATCCCAAGCTGCTAGGTACATAGCCtttatcaagaaaataaaaagatgtaaGACCTAAGAATACACCAACtgtaaaagaaatttcagtgaagTGTCACCCCCACGCAGAAACTTGCCTCACTCTCCTCGCCTGAGATTACTGTCTGACAGCAGAGTTggtaaaatgaaatacatgcaTGAGTCCCAGCTGTTTCAATACTAGGTCCAACAAATTAGCTCTCAAACTGAAGATAAAGATCAGTTTAATGccatattttatattaaaatggaTTAGAAACATTAGCGCTTTCCATTCCAAGGACTGTTGTGGAGGCAAGAATCTTCAGTCAAGTGGCAGAACAGACAGTCAGGGAAGCAATATTTCTTAGATCACCCCAGCCAGATAAGCTGGAGTTTGTCTGATCATGGCAGCAGTAAAAGCTATGAAATATCACACTTGTGGCTACCATTCTTTTACGTTATTAGCAAATTTATGAATTCCTGATGGCCTGTTAGTCCTTCTTCTTTCTGCCATTTCTCTTATCAAAGATCACGCAGACAAACTCTACTGTGAGAAAGAGTAGGAGGCTGGACTAGATGCCCTCCCAAGGCCCTTTTTAGCCTGAATTGTCCTACAATCCTTACATACAGCTAATGTGCAAGGCTAGGATTTTGGAGTTGTTCTCTTCCCACTGTCACTTAACAGATCTTGGCAAAATGTGCAGACAGACACTTCCCAAAACAGACCTTCCCTCAGAGGGGTCCAACAAGAGTGATAAGGAATTGCTATGGTGTTCAGCACCTACTCTTCCAAGGGAGGTCAGGGGGAGCAAGGATACCCTATGCCACTAGGAAGCAGAACAACTTGCCTCAAATACTACTGAAAACATTGAAGGAAAAACACACGCACACAGAGGTTATGAATAGCTAACCAACTTTCTCCATGTCATAGTTTCCCAGCTGAGGGATATGAGCCTCAGACAAAGCAGTTTATGTGTTGTCTAATGTAATAAGAGGTACAATAAGAGTCTTGTGAGAATGGATTATGGTGGCCCAGGGCTGCGTAATGTCTGCTCTCCCCAAGAAGTGTTGAGGTCTCCAAGGTCTGCACAGCATCTGTGCTTTTAGGTatgtgaaaaagcagcaggagttGATGTTATGGACAGGAAAGTTtgaagaaatctggaaaaaggggaagacagagctgcagctgttatGAATTCATCACAATTTTGGCTCTGGTTCTAAAATACTCAAAAAGGCCTAAGAATGTCCACATGATTTTGAGGGAAGCGAGATATGTACATCTACGAGTGACACATTCACACATGCTGTATTGTTTAAAGAGGTGCTCTGAGCATCTAGTTTCAGTCCCTGATCTTTCACTTACATCAGTTAGCACTTCTGAGAACCTTACTGTGAGATACAACCTCATGCTGCTACCTTAAGATAACAATTTACATTTTCCAGAGAAATCATGTTGCCATTGGGAGCTATCACCGGGCTGTTGTTAGTGGGACGCTCTCAGCACTGTCACACAGGAGCTCTGGCAGCAAGGAGTGACTGCGgtagcacagcacagctcagctcatcTAAGCGGACTCCTCCTGCCTCCACCTCTGTCCTCCTGGTGCTTACTGCAGCTCTGTCAAGACATCTAGTTCAGGAGTAGGCCCAGCTGAAAGCCAGCTATTTTTTGGAGGGGCGTAACTGGCTTCCAGCTGGATCAGACCCCAGGCATGCCTCACCAGACGGCAACATCAGGGTTATTgctttgtaaataaataggaaagcAGAGCCAGGATCAGAGAGGAAGGCAGGACTGCCCTTTTGGTGGCAATACGGACACAGGCTGGCCCGTGCTAACTGTGAAACTACAACCTCAGAGAGGCGTGTACCTCTCTTCCTGCACAGGAGACCAGGCTGCTCATGGGATCCGTGTGACGCACACACCGTTCACCCTCAGCACACGATGCCCCGTACGGCCACCCATCGTCACCGAGCACTGCTTTGGCCCAAGGAACGGGCAAATCCCCAAATCCATCGCTATGTACAAACGACGGAACCCGCTAGCAAAGGTCACGTCCAACCTCCTCCTGTGTGCCTATCCAGGAGAGCAGTGTATTTCCCCCCTCCAAGCAGCTCCCACAGCTGACGTGGAAGCAGATGAGCTCTGCATTCCGAGCTAAGCGCGAGCCCTGGAGGCACGCAGGGCACACCCACCACCCCCCGCAGGCGCAGAGggcttttcctttgtttgcagCCGGCTGGAAAGCCGCTCCCCTTCCCGCTGCGAGCCCGCGGGCTGTTAGCGGCACATCCCGGCCGCTGAGCCCGACCCAGCCCCGGGCCGCCCCACACGGGCAGGGAGCGAACGGCCAGCCCTGAGGGGAGGCCGCGCCCGGGGGCGGACTCAGGGAAGCCACGCCCCTCCCCGCCGCCATGGCAACCGCCCGTCGCGCCGCCACGCGCGCGCTCCCCTctttcctccccccccaccccccttttCCATCGCTCGACCTCCCCCCGCCCAATCCCCACACCCCCCTTCCTCGCTCTGCCCGAGCGCAGACGGACCGCGTCCCCCTCCCCGCTCCGCCGGCGCCGGGACACGCACCCCGCTCCTCCCAGGTAATGGCGGGGCtgcggcggcggggcggctcCCTCAGGGCGCGGAGGGGCCGCGGGGCGCTGTGGACCAACGACGTCCGCCCCGGCGGCGCTGCCCGTGCCGCTGCGCTGGGGGCGGTCGTGGGGTGGGTGGGGGGGCGGCCTGCGGCGGGGCATGCTGGGAAGCGTAGTCCCGCGGCGCTCGCCGCGCGCTGGCGCTGAGAGGTGAAGCGGCGGGTGAGACTACAACTCCCAGCGTGCTCCTCTGCTGTGTTGCGGGGGGATCGGTGCTTTGCCCTCGCACAGGAGAACGCTGTGAGGAGGGGTGGGCGCCGCCCGGTACGGGCGGGGGGAGGCGGGCAGGCCCGGTTCTCTCACCTCTGAGGGGATGGAGGGGCCGCAGACGCGGGGATGGGGCCGGgcgaggggagggagagagcgGAGCCCCCAGCGGAGGGAGCGTGgcctggggctggaggaggctTTGGGGACGGCGGGAAGGCCGGCGGAGGGAGGGAAGATGCCGGAGCCCGGGACGAGCCCGGGGGGCGgctggggccgggctgggggctCGCGGCTCCGCCCGGTTTGCATCGCGCCTGCCGTGCCGTCATGGTTGGTGTCCGTGCGTTTGGCTCCTGTGCCTCCCCATTTCCTCCGATGATGGTTTCAGTGCTCTCCTTTACCTCCTTTTCCTCGGTAGGCATGGGGACCTACAGCTCCTTTTCAAGATGATgtgtgaaatacaaatattcatTGTTGACATACTGTAGggatttcatctttttttcccctggaaatcTGTCTGAGAAGCATCCATGCAGTTGTTTTCCTGTGTATATTAATACTGAACGTCTGTTCCTAATACATGGCTCTCAGGGATGGGATTCTATCCAGTGCGTGTTTAATTCTTATTGTGGTTGAGGGTTTGATTTATCAGAggcatttgagttggaagggacctttaaatgtcatctagtccaactgccctgcaatgagcagggacacctacagctccatcaggtgctcaaagccccatccagcctgaccttgagtgtttccagggaaggggcatccaccacctctctgggcaacctgctccagtgcctcaccactcttactataaaaaactgtttccttatatccagactaaatttctcctcttttagtctgaaaccatttccctgtgtcctgtcacaacagagaCTGCTGAcgagtctgtcctcttctttgttgtagccccctttagataccaaaaggccgttctcaggtctccccagagccttcttatctccaggatgaacagccccagctctctcagcctgtcctcatagggaacttataatagaatcacagaatggcctgggttgaaaaggacctcagagatcatctagtttcaacccccctgctgagtgcagagttgcctgctgggtgcagggttgacatttatttgtttgtttattttccccaaCATCAGATGCAGCCTGGGCAGGCTGAGgccccccagcagccctggaTGCTCCCCAGGCCCTGGAGTCTGTGCTCGCAGgcccaggctgctctgctgtcacagAGGAGTGGGTCCTGCCCTCAGCTAATGACAGTCTCAAGGTGGAGAAGTaaatggaaggaagagaaataaaaccatatCTGTGGTTTTCTATGTAAataattgcagaaaaaaatattatttgggggacaggctgagaaatcTGACAAGACTTCATGTCTGCAGCTCTAACAGCAGTATTTATACACATTCTAAAGAATATAGACTGTTCTTCAGAAgactttaaaaaagcaaaattctaaGTTGAAACATTCATAGTCCTAAAGAGCCAATTCTGTGGAATTCAAAGGGGAATtcaaaagaagggaaagcatCCAGGCCTAAATTCTGACCTTATGAGTCAGGGTTATAAACACATGTGTGAGTCCATTAAACCTGCAATTATTCATGGAAAGTTTATCTGGCTTGCAGATCAGCTGTGCTAGGAATGTAGCAACACCAGGACTGAATCTTTGTGGAGCTGGCTTTGCTCTAGCGCTTGTGAGTCGCAGTGGTGTGGGAGCATGGACATGCTGTATCCAGGGCCAGGTGCAGGAGGAGTTTAACTTTCCTGGCTCAGAGCCTGACCTAATGAACACTTTGAACCCAAGCTGGTTCTGCACAGATCCATCCTAGGAGTCTTTGGTGGCATGTTTCCTCCATCAGAAGAGTTAATGCATGTGATgtgaagaaagacagaagggtTACTGGTTTGGGCTGAGTTCCATTTCCCTGAGCTCTGGACAAGCACTGCAGAGGCCTTGAGGCATCTGAGCCCTGCATCTTGCTGGAGGAGGGATCCACCACCTCCAGGCTGGTACTGTGTGGGCACTTGATGCTGCTTGGGGTTTGGTGTGGCACTAATGCCAGAAGTGCAGGAGACCATGCTGTAAAGAAGAACCAACTTGagtgcagcagagaggaaagaagatgcTAATCCTCCCACAACCTAAAGCACGCATGCATGGAGTTACGCTCCCTTGAGTGCCCCATAGCATTTGTATTCGCTGTTCTCATTTCAGTATCTAGGCTAGTTGATGAGCACCTCATTACCTGAAGTAGTGCAGATGTGACTGTCTGGACGGGCCTGAAGTTGGCACATGGGGTACTCTGGAGGAGAATGCAGTTTGCAGTCAGTTGTAGGAACAGCACAGCCATCTCTGGCACTTCTCTTTCTAGGTAGTTCAGAGGTTTTGCAAAAGGTCAGTCCGTTCTGCAGGATGCTCACTGTTCAGTGCAATAGCATTAAAGCATTGACCAACTGCTTAGGGGTTTCTTGTGTATTTGTGATTCCTATTAACCTGTGGTGAATGTCTTCTCTtcatttgaagattttttctttccacttgcATTTTAAGTTAGCTCTTGGAAGAATCCACACCAGTTCTTTGAGGCCCGTGCATGTGTGTCATCTTACCAGTTCCATGCACTCTTTTCCCATTGTCTCCACATCTAATGTTTCACAATAGGATTTTAGTGCAAAGAAGCCCAACACCACTTAACAGAAAGCAGGTAACTAACTGCTGAAACCGAGCCACAtgcttatatatattttagCAGAAGCAGTAATGCAGTGCGATAATGATTGTTAGTGCCCATCCAGGTtcatggagctgctgcagcaagtCAAGGGAAAGCCAGGTTACTGGGGAAAGAGATTTTTGCTGTGGAACTTGGTGAGCCcctttgtttatttgtttgtgcCTTCTCTGACAGTAATGAGTTCAAATGTTTTTGTCACACCAGTGTAATGC
The Numida meleagris isolate 19003 breed g44 Domestic line chromosome 1, NumMel1.0, whole genome shotgun sequence genome window above contains:
- the LOC110402909 gene encoding uncharacterized protein LOC110402909, translating into MPRRRPPPHPPHDRPQRSGTGSAAGADVVGPQRPAAPPRPEGAAPPPQPRHYLGGAGCVSRRRRSGEGDAVRLRSGRARKGGVGIGRGEVERWKRGVGGEERGERARGGATGGCHGGGEGRGFPESAPGRGLPSGLAVRSLPVWGGPGLGRAQRPGCAANSPRARSGKGSGFPAGCKQRKSPLRLRGVVGVPCVPPGLALSSECRAHLLPRQLWELLGGGKYTALLDRHTGGANSIRA